In Ostrea edulis chromosome 4, xbOstEdul1.1, whole genome shotgun sequence, a single window of DNA contains:
- the LOC125670418 gene encoding uncharacterized protein LOC125670418 isoform X1 — MMDPRTSAQDMMQCDLCETAVVQMHCDTCLVNLCKACVGNHISTDECKDHKVVTFQFRKSTHGSSVKTKQKSHEASSTPVIKQLLNEPQTVTTIHTGYGNLYNVACLSDEEIWTQGDDTIKLFSISQDSLLRSVTTKSGYTADDLAVTNSGDLVYTDYRDKSVNIVKNEEIQTVIRVKGWIPLYVCSTSSDDLLVIMVSDDFKQSKVVSYSNFTEKQSIQFDDQGRPLHSSGYHKYISENRNLDICVADYEAKAVVVRSIRPGD; from the coding sequence ATGATGGACCCTCGTACCAGTGCCCAGGACATGATGCAATGTGACCTGTGTGAGACCGCTGTGGTACAGATGCACTGTGATACGTGCCTCGTCAATTTGTGTAAGGCCTGCGTGGGAAACCACATCTCAACTGATGAATGCAAGGATCACAAAGTCGTTACTTTCCAGTTCAGAAAATCCACCCATGGTTCCAGTGTAAAGACAAAACAGAAATCCCATGAAGCTTCATCCACTCCTGTCATCAAACAACTGCTTAATGAACCACAGACTGTCACCACCATACACACTGGGTATGGAAACCTTTACAACGTGGCCTGTCTGAGCGATGAAGAAATCTGGACACAAGGAGATGACACCATCAAACTCTTCAGCATCAGTCAGGATTCACTACTCAGGTCAGTCACAACCAAGTCAGGGTACACTGCAGATGACCTAGCAGTGACAAACAGTGGGGATCTGGTTTATACTGATTACAGAGATAAATCTGTGAACATTGTAAAGAATGAAgagatacagaccgtgatcagaGTGAAGGGGTGGATACCTCTCTATGTCTGCAGTACCTCCTCTGATGATCTTCTGGTTATCATGGTCAGTGATGATTTCAAACAATCCAAAGTTGTGAGTTACTCTAACttcacagagaaacaaagcattcagtttgatgatcagggtcgtcctctccaTTCATCTGGTTATCATAAATACAtcagtgagaacaggaacctggatatctgtgtggctgactatGAAGCTAAAGCAGTAGTGGTCAGGTCAATCAGGCCGGGAGACTGA
- the LOC125670418 gene encoding uncharacterized protein LOC125670418 isoform X2, protein MLFINVVYSYSNPRADLMMDPRTSAQDMMQCDLCETAVVQMHCDTCLVNLCKACVGNHISTDECKDHKVVTFQFRKSTHGSSVKTKQKSHEASSTPVIKQLLNEPQTVTTIHTGYGNLYNVACLSDEEIWTQGDDTIKLFSISQDSLLRSVTTKSGYTADDLAVTNSGDLVYTDYRDKSVNIVKNEEIQTVIRVKGWIPLYVCSTSSDDLLVIMVSDDFKQSKVVSYSNFTEKQSIQFDDQGRPLHSSGYHKYISENRNLDICVADYEAKAVVVRSIRPGD, encoded by the coding sequence ATGTTGTTTATAAACGTtgtttattcatattcaaatccACGAGCAGATCTGATGATGGACCCTCGTACCAGTGCCCAGGACATGATGCAATGTGACCTGTGTGAGACCGCTGTGGTACAGATGCACTGTGATACGTGCCTCGTCAATTTGTGTAAGGCCTGCGTGGGAAACCACATCTCAACTGATGAATGCAAGGATCACAAAGTCGTTACTTTCCAGTTCAGAAAATCCACCCATGGTTCCAGTGTAAAGACAAAACAGAAATCCCATGAAGCTTCATCCACTCCTGTCATCAAACAACTGCTTAATGAACCACAGACTGTCACCACCATACACACTGGGTATGGAAACCTTTACAACGTGGCCTGTCTGAGCGATGAAGAAATCTGGACACAAGGAGATGACACCATCAAACTCTTCAGCATCAGTCAGGATTCACTACTCAGGTCAGTCACAACCAAGTCAGGGTACACTGCAGATGACCTAGCAGTGACAAACAGTGGGGATCTGGTTTATACTGATTACAGAGATAAATCTGTGAACATTGTAAAGAATGAAgagatacagaccgtgatcagaGTGAAGGGGTGGATACCTCTCTATGTCTGCAGTACCTCCTCTGATGATCTTCTGGTTATCATGGTCAGTGATGATTTCAAACAATCCAAAGTTGTGAGTTACTCTAACttcacagagaaacaaagcattcagtttgatgatcagggtcgtcctctccaTTCATCTGGTTATCATAAATACAtcagtgagaacaggaacctggatatctgtgtggctgactatGAAGCTAAAGCAGTAGTGGTCAGGTCAATCAGGCCGGGAGACTGA